One Dunckerocampus dactyliophorus isolate RoL2022-P2 chromosome 18, RoL_Ddac_1.1, whole genome shotgun sequence genomic region harbors:
- the dnase1 gene encoding deoxyribonuclease-1, translating to MRLVCILGLLVALLHLSTSLLLGAFNIKSFGDKKASNTTLMNIISKIVHRYDIVLIQEVRDNDLSATKKLMHHVNKGCPQFRYKHIVSEPLGRSSYKERYLFLYREQIVSVAKSYTYDDGCEPCGTDTFIREPFVVMFASNDTAVHNFVLIPQHTSPNYAVQEVDELYDVVTDVRSRWGTNDIIVLGDFNTDCSYVTGSEWDHIRLFTDKSFHWLIPNEADTTVSHTNCAYDRIVVTDDMMRGVVHHSAGVYNYMVDMDLSYSMAMAVSDHFPVEVTLLG from the exons ATGCGGTTGGTGTGTATTTTGGGTCTCCTTGTGGCTCTGCTGCATCTGTCCACGTCTTTGCTGCTGGGGGCCTTCAATATCAAGTCATTTGGGGACAAGAAAGCTTCCAATACAACCTTGATGAATATCATCAGCAAG ATTGTCCACCGCTATGACATCGTTCTGATCCAGGAGGTCAGAGACAATGATCTCTCAGCCACCAAAAAACTCATGCACCATGTCAACAA aGGTTGTCCTCAATTTAGGTACAAGCACATTGTCAGCGAGCCTCTAGGTCGCAGTTCCTACAAGGAGCGATACCTCTTCCTATACAG GGAGCAGATAGTGTCTGTGGCCAAAAGCTACACTTACGATGATGGCTGCGAGCCGTGTGGGACCGATACCTTCATCAGGGAGCCCTTTGTTGTCATGTTCGCCTCCAATGACACTG CTGTGCACAACTTTGTCCTGATCCCACAACACACTTCCCCTAACTACGCTGTGCAGGAAGTGGACGAGCTTTACGATGTGGTGACCGACGTCCGCTCCAGATGGGGCACCAAT GATATCATTGTcctgggagacttcaacacaGACTGCAGCTACGTCACAGGGTCAGAGTGGGATCACATCCGACTCTTCACGGACAAGAGCTTCCATTGGCTGATCCCGAATGAGGCTGACACCACAGTGTCTCACaccaactgtgcatatgacag GATAGTGGTGACTGATGACATGATGAGAGGAGTAGTGCACCACAGTGCTGGAGTATACAACTACATGGTGGACATGGACCTCAGCTACAGCATG GCTATGGCTGTCAGTGACCA